In Erwinia pyrifoliae DSM 12163, the genomic window ATGCGCACGCCGGAAGCCTCGGGTTTAAGGAGCTGGGCAACAGCCTGAATGACGGTCTGATTCATCAGCCCCTGCTGCTGGCCGGACTGGGCCTGATGATCGTCGGCTTTGGCTTTAAGCTGTCGCTGGTGCCGTTCCACCTGTGGACGCCGGATGTTTACCAGGGCGCGCCTGCGCCGGTGTCGACCTTCCTCGCCACCGCCAGTAAAATCGCTATTTTTGGCGTGCTGATGCGCCTGTTTATGTACGCGCCAATGGCCAACAGTGAAGGCGTACGTACCGTACTGGGCATTATCGCCGTGGCGTCGATGCTGTTCGGTAACCTGATGGCGATCTCGCAGAGTAATATCAAACGTCTGCTGGGCTATTCGTCCATTGCCCATCTTGGCTATCTGCTGGTGGCGCTGATTGCGGTGCAATCCCATCAGCTGTCGCTGGAAACCGTGGGTGTTTATCTGGCAGGTTACCTGTTCAGCAGCCTCGGTGCTTTCGGCGTGGTTAGCCTGATGTCCAGCCCGTACCGTGGCCCGGATGCGGAATCGCTCTACTCCTATCGCGGTCTGTTCTGGCATCGCCCGATCCTTGCGGCAGTGATGACGGTGATGATGCTGTCACTGGCGGGTATTCCGATGACGCTGGGCTTTATCGGTAAGTTCTATGTGATTGCGCTCGGCGTGAGCGCGCAGCTGTGGTGGCTGACCGGGGCGGTGGTGCTGGGCAGCGCCATTGG contains:
- the nuoN gene encoding NADH-quinone oxidoreductase subunit NuoN, with the translated sequence MTITPQQLIALLPLLIVGLTVVVVMLSIAWRRNHFVNATLAVVGLNLALFSLYFVGQAGPMDVTPLLRVDAYSMFYTGLVVLASLATCTFAYPWLATYPDNREEFYLLVLIAALGGVVLASANHLASLFIGIELISLPLFGLVGYAFQQKRSLEAAIKYTILSAAASSFLLFGMALVYAHAGSLGFKELGNSLNDGLIHQPLLLAGLGLMIVGFGFKLSLVPFHLWTPDVYQGAPAPVSTFLATASKIAIFGVLMRLFMYAPMANSEGVRTVLGIIAVASMLFGNLMAISQSNIKRLLGYSSIAHLGYLLVALIAVQSHQLSLETVGVYLAGYLFSSLGAFGVVSLMSSPYRGPDAESLYSYRGLFWHRPILAAVMTVMMLSLAGIPMTLGFIGKFYVIALGVSAQLWWLTGAVVLGSAIGLYYYLRMTVSLYLSPPELMQRDSPANWAFTAGGVVVLISAILVLVLGIYPQPLISLVNMAQPLQ